In the Bacillus shivajii genome, one interval contains:
- the fliS gene encoding flagellar export chaperone FliS gives MAVNNPYANYKKNSMETKSPGELTLMLYEGCLKFIKRAEKAIDENNIEDRNTNLIKAQNIIRELMVTLKTDVEVAQNMMQLYDFILNRLVDANTNNDKKALKEAEQFVVEFRDTWKEVIKIDRQRRHGSGVGGGQQLGAMRK, from the coding sequence ATGGCTGTTAATAACCCGTATGCAAATTATAAGAAGAATTCGATGGAAACAAAATCTCCAGGGGAGCTTACGTTAATGCTTTACGAAGGGTGTTTAAAGTTTATTAAACGCGCGGAAAAGGCAATCGATGAGAACAACATAGAAGATCGCAATACGAATTTGATTAAAGCGCAAAATATTATTCGTGAACTGATGGTGACGTTGAAAACGGATGTGGAAGTTGCGCAAAATATGATGCAACTGTATGACTTTATTTTAAATCGCCTTGTTGATGCGAATACGAATAATGACAAAAAAGCGTTGAAGGAAGCGGAGCAATTTGTTGTTGAGTTTCGTGATACGTGGAAAGAGGTCATTAAAATAGATCGCCAACGTCGTCACGGTAGCGGTGTCGGTGGAGGACAGCAATTAGGCGCGATGAGGAAGTAA
- a CDS encoding AEC family transporter has translation MDVTVVATSIAVMGVIIAIGAFFAHKVPITAEVKQALILIVLNIAVPSIILNGVFNTEVSDQLLSQAITIFVISIIFHLAALLLAWCLTKVFRFESLFAKKMTVLAALGNTGFIGIPLCATIFGPIGGLMAAIFDAGLDLILFSLVIYMLQSGKGLNVRQVLKSLINMPLIAVIVGLTSAVVGFNPPDFIKQLTGLLAGLATPLAMLYLGMLLQNLFKETGFTIYKQIYFPLSIRLLIIPVITMTINSFTPLDDFIKNVVIILSAMPTFTLAAIIFARYLNDEKTAVITIAFSTLLSLLTIPFISFLSTFWLGG, from the coding sequence ATGGACGTAACCGTTGTTGCCACATCCATTGCTGTCATGGGTGTGATCATTGCCATAGGCGCCTTTTTTGCCCATAAAGTGCCAATTACCGCTGAAGTAAAACAAGCGCTTATTCTTATCGTACTAAACATCGCTGTACCATCGATCATCTTAAACGGTGTTTTCAATACGGAAGTCAGTGACCAACTATTAAGCCAAGCAATCACCATTTTTGTCATCTCAATCATCTTTCATTTAGCCGCACTCCTTCTTGCCTGGTGCCTGACAAAAGTTTTTCGCTTCGAATCGTTATTTGCGAAAAAAATGACCGTCTTAGCTGCTCTCGGAAACACCGGCTTTATCGGCATCCCCTTATGTGCAACGATCTTCGGACCAATCGGGGGACTAATGGCTGCGATTTTCGATGCTGGCCTTGACCTCATCCTTTTTAGCTTAGTCATTTACATGCTCCAATCAGGGAAAGGACTCAACGTGCGCCAAGTACTTAAGTCTTTAATTAACATGCCGCTCATTGCAGTCATTGTCGGGTTAACATCAGCGGTCGTCGGATTCAATCCACCCGATTTCATTAAGCAACTTACTGGACTTTTAGCAGGGCTCGCAACACCATTAGCCATGCTGTATCTCGGGATGCTCCTGCAAAACTTATTTAAAGAAACAGGCTTCACCATTTACAAGCAAATATATTTTCCTTTGAGCATTCGGTTATTAATCATCCCAGTCATCACGATGACGATCAATTCTTTTACACCCCTTGATGACTTTATAAAAAATGTGGTGATTATCCTGTCCGCGATGCCAACTTTCACATTAGCAGCAATTATTTTCGCTCGTTACTTAAACGATGAAAAAACAGCTGTCATCACGATCGCTTTTTCTACCTTACTTTCTTTGTTAACGATCCCGTTCATCTCATTCCTCTCAACGTTTTGGTTAGGAGGATGA
- a CDS encoding sodium/proline symporter translates to MDITAHPLTVTVLILYLILLVAIGIISSRKSSGGLTDFFLAGRKLSKWTVAFSAVSSGRSSWLVLGVSGTAYLTGLNAVWAVAGYITVEVFMFFFVAKRFRSFSEKTGSITIPDIFESRLGDPWKILRVVSALIILFFMVAYVGSQLVGGATAFSGALGISSTQGMWLTAAIIFLYTILGGFHAVSRTDVLQILFMFFSLVILPIVALVQLGGFEPVLATMHAEGGGFTSPFAFAFGAVIGLLGIGFGSPGNPHIVVRYMSLKNVKEMRQAALIATFWNVIMGWGAVMVGLIGRAYFPSVDMLPGENNEQIFTSLGAEVMNPFFAGILLVAVLAAIMSSADSQLLVGSSAVVRDIVDKTFGKGKEIPQQRLVMYSRMTIVIIMALSIWLATTAEAFVFWMVLFAFGGLGACFGPALILSFYWKGLSRAGVLTGMITGLFTVIMVKQQPEWTYRFIDVHEFLNTYFFGITYEAVPGFLIATFFTVVVSLFTKKPANANEMIDDMKKAG, encoded by the coding sequence ATGGATATAACAGCACATCCGCTTACCGTCACCGTACTTATTTTATATTTGATTTTACTTGTTGCGATCGGGATTATCAGCTCCCGCAAAAGTTCAGGTGGTCTAACTGACTTTTTCCTTGCCGGAAGAAAATTAAGTAAATGGACCGTTGCCTTTTCAGCTGTTAGTTCAGGAAGAAGCTCTTGGCTCGTCTTAGGTGTCAGTGGTACAGCATACCTAACTGGACTTAATGCCGTTTGGGCGGTCGCCGGTTACATAACAGTCGAAGTATTTATGTTTTTCTTTGTCGCAAAACGGTTCCGCAGTTTTAGTGAAAAAACAGGAAGTATTACAATCCCTGATATTTTTGAAAGCCGCTTAGGTGACCCTTGGAAAATCTTGCGTGTTGTCAGTGCATTAATCATTCTCTTTTTCATGGTTGCCTACGTCGGAAGTCAATTAGTCGGTGGAGCAACAGCGTTCTCGGGAGCATTAGGAATTTCAAGTACACAAGGAATGTGGCTAACAGCAGCAATCATTTTCTTATATACGATTCTCGGTGGATTCCATGCCGTTAGTAGAACAGACGTTTTACAAATTTTATTTATGTTTTTCTCACTCGTCATCCTGCCGATTGTCGCGCTCGTTCAACTTGGCGGATTCGAACCAGTACTAGCGACCATGCACGCAGAAGGCGGCGGATTTACAAGCCCGTTTGCATTCGCCTTTGGTGCTGTAATCGGTTTATTAGGAATTGGATTTGGAAGCCCAGGTAACCCACACATCGTCGTGCGTTACATGAGTTTAAAAAATGTGAAAGAAATGCGCCAAGCAGCACTTATTGCAACGTTTTGGAACGTAATAATGGGTTGGGGAGCCGTTATGGTTGGTTTAATCGGGCGTGCGTACTTCCCAAGTGTCGACATGCTTCCAGGAGAAAACAATGAGCAAATCTTTACTTCTCTTGGTGCTGAAGTAATGAACCCATTCTTTGCCGGTATCCTACTTGTCGCCGTTCTAGCCGCGATTATGAGTAGTGCTGACAGTCAGCTTCTCGTCGGATCAAGTGCTGTCGTTCGTGATATCGTTGATAAAACGTTCGGCAAAGGAAAAGAAATTCCACAACAACGTCTCGTCATGTACAGCCGAATGACGATCGTTATTATCATGGCGTTATCGATTTGGCTAGCTACGACAGCCGAAGCGTTTGTCTTCTGGATGGTACTATTCGCTTTCGGTGGACTAGGCGCATGCTTTGGTCCAGCCCTAATTCTATCATTCTATTGGAAAGGTTTGTCACGTGCAGGCGTACTAACTGGAATGATCACCGGTCTCTTTACAGTTATTATGGTTAAACAACAGCCTGAATGGACGTATCGCTTCATCGACGTCCACGAATTCTTGAACACTTACTTCTTTGGTATTACGTACGAAGCGGTTCCTGGCTTTTTAATCGCAACGTTCTTCACCGTCGTTGTCAGCTTATTTACGAAAAAACCTGCTAACGCCAATGAAATGATTGATGATATGAAAAAAGCAGGGTAA
- a CDS encoding lmo0937 family membrane protein yields the protein MLWTIITILLVLWLLGLLFEIAGGLIHILLVIALIVFIFNMITGRNRA from the coding sequence ATGCTTTGGACAATTATTACGATTTTACTTGTTTTATGGTTACTTGGGTTGTTGTTTGAAATTGCAGGCGGGCTCATTCATATTTTGCTCGTGATTGCGTTAATTGTGTTTATCTTTAACATGATTACAGGGAGAAATCGGGCGTGA